Proteins encoded together in one Lepus europaeus isolate LE1 chromosome 13, mLepTim1.pri, whole genome shotgun sequence window:
- the ACP1 gene encoding low molecular weight phosphotyrosine protein phosphatase isoform X1 produces the protein MRRAGAGTDAVSGRLCARGKMAEPASKSVLFVCLGNICRSPIAEAVFRKLVTDQNVSDNWRIDSAATSTYEIGNPPDYRGQECMRRHGVPMSHVARQVTKEDFATFDYILCMDESNLRDLNRKSNQVKNCKAKIELLGSYDPQKQLIIEDPYYGNDADFEAVYQQCVRCCRAFLEKAH, from the exons ATGCGCCGCGCTGGAGCCGGAACCGACGCCGTCAGTGGGCGCCTCTGCGCGCGCGGGAAGATGGCCGAGCCGGCGTCCAAGTCGGTGCTGTTTGTGTGTCTGG GTAACATTTGCCGGTCACCCATTGCAGAAGCAGTTTTCAGAAAACTCGTGACTGATCAGAACGTTTCAGACAAT TGGAGGATAGACAGTGCGGCCACATCCACCTATGAGATAGGAAACCCCCCCGACTACCGCGGGCAGGAGTGCATGCGGAGGCATGGCGTGCCCATGAGCCACGTGGCCCGGCAG GTCACCAAGGAAGACTTTGCCACCTTTGACTACATACTATGTATGGATGAAAGCAACCTGAG AGATTTGAATAGAAAAAGTAATCAAGTTAAAAACTGCAAAGCTAAAATTGAACTACTTGGGAGCTATGATCCACAAAAACAACTCATTATTGAAGATCCCTATTAT GGGAACGACGCAGACTTCGAGGCTGTATACCAGCAGTGTGTGCGGTGCTGCAGGGCCTTCCTGGAGAAAGCCCACTAG
- the ACP1 gene encoding low molecular weight phosphotyrosine protein phosphatase isoform X2, whose product MRRAGAGTDAVSGRLCARGKMAEPASKSVLFVCLGNICRSPIAEAVFRKLVTDQNVSDNWGIDSGAVSDWNVGRSPDPRAVSCLRNHGIGTAHRARQVTKEDFATFDYILCMDESNLRDLNRKSNQVKNCKAKIELLGSYDPQKQLIIEDPYYGNDADFEAVYQQCVRCCRAFLEKAH is encoded by the exons ATGCGCCGCGCTGGAGCCGGAACCGACGCCGTCAGTGGGCGCCTCTGCGCGCGCGGGAAGATGGCCGAGCCGGCGTCCAAGTCGGTGCTGTTTGTGTGTCTGG GTAACATTTGCCGGTCACCCATTGCAGAAGCAGTTTTCAGAAAACTCGTGACTGATCAGAACGTTTCAGACAAT TGGGGCATTGACAGCGGCGCTGTTTCCGACTGGAACGTGGGCCGGTCCCCGGACCCCAGAGCCGTGAGCTGCCTGAGAAATCACGGCATTGGCACAGCCCATAGGGCACGCCAG GTCACCAAGGAAGACTTTGCCACCTTTGACTACATACTATGTATGGATGAAAGCAACCTGAG AGATTTGAATAGAAAAAGTAATCAAGTTAAAAACTGCAAAGCTAAAATTGAACTACTTGGGAGCTATGATCCACAAAAACAACTCATTATTGAAGATCCCTATTAT GGGAACGACGCAGACTTCGAGGCTGTATACCAGCAGTGTGTGCGGTGCTGCAGGGCCTTCCTGGAGAAAGCCCACTAG
- the ALKAL2 gene encoding ALK and LTK ligand 2: MRGPGRPLLLGLLLVLGAAGPGQGAAEPREAADRQTLLRLMVEIVQELRKYHSGDPKRLRILGAQDDALRPGEAADYGADPEEQRVEIVPRDLRMKDKFLKHLTGPLYFSPKCSKHFHRLYHNTRDCTVPAYYKRCARLLTRLAVSPLCTEG, encoded by the exons ATGCGCGGGCCCGGGcgccccctcctcctggggctgctgctcGTGCTGGGGGCGGCAGGGCCCGGCCAGGGGGCCGCGGAGCCCCGGGAGGCCGCGGACAGGCAGACGCTGCTGCGCCTCATGGTGGAGATCGTCCAGGAACTCAGGAAATACCACTCCGGGGACCCGAAGAGGCTGCGGATCCTCGGCGCGCAGGACGACGCCCTGCGCCCCGGGGAGGCCGCGGACTACGGCGCCGACCCGGAGGAGCAGAGAGTGG AAATTGTTCCTAGAGATCTCAGGATGAAAGACAAGTTTTTAAAACACCTCACAG GTCCTCTTTATTTTAGCCCAAAGTGCAGCAAACACTTCCACAGACTGTATCACAACACCAGAGACTGCACAGTCCCTGCAT ACTACAAGCGATGCGCCCGGCTTCTCACCCGCCTGGCCGTCAGTCCCCTGTGCACCGAGGGATGA